The following coding sequences are from one Gossypium raimondii isolate GPD5lz chromosome 4, ASM2569854v1, whole genome shotgun sequence window:
- the LOC105779094 gene encoding uncharacterized protein LOC105779094 encodes MGPIHEITSYTKIDFRNSLKVQKTEASIRELTTLIEKLTSQGKLPSQTEPNPRQNENAVTLRSGKVLEPILDRNLGQEIAQEKPEKDEQCRRGREDKEILETFRNVEINIMLLDAIKKIPRYTKILKELCTNKRKLTSNEMVNVGENVSAVLQRKMPTKCKDRGMSVVHPEGVLEDVLVKVNELIFPANFYVIKMEEDNTPGFSDLLLGRPFLSTVSSKIDVRSGTLTMEFDGEIVKFNVYNAISHPSEILSVNRIDIIDSFESTYGDNYELDKFEFVNELLSPNAKLLPSVIQAPELELKLVGKARKLDIQELEEIRNDAYENVHIYKDKTKLFHDKRIAQKHFLIGQKVLLYNSMLKLFPGKLRSRWQGPFIVTEMFTHGAIEIESEESGKRFVINGQRLKPFYENF; translated from the exons ATGGGGCCAATCCACGAAATAACCAGTTATACCAAAATCGATTTTCGTAACAGCCTCAAGGTTCAG AAAACCGAGGCGTCCATCAGAGAGTTGACCACATTGATCGAGAAATTAACCTCTCAAGGGAAGCTGCCGTCACAAACAGAACCAAACCCTAGACAAAATGAAAATGCAGTAACGTTGCGAAGCGGAAAGGTACTGGAACCAATTCTTGACAGGAATCTTGGCCAAGAAATCGCCCAAGAAAAACCCGAGAAAGACGAACAG TGTCGAAGAGGTAGAGAGGACAAGGAAATTCTtgaaacatttaggaatgtcGAGATCAACATTATGTTGTTGGACGCCATCAAGAAAATACCGCGGTATACTAAAATTCTTAAAGAGCTTTGCACCAACAAGCGAAAATTAACAAGTAATGAAATGGTGAATGTTGGTGAGAATGTATCTGCAGTGTTACAGCGGAAAATGCCGACAAAATGCAAGGATAGgggcat GTCTGTTGTGCATCCAGAAGGAGTCCTTGAAGATGTTCTAGTAAAAGTTAACGAGCTTATTTTCCCTGCAAATTTTTATGTGATCAAAATGGAGGAGGATAACACTCCTGGATTTTCAGATCTCCTGCTAGGTCGACCGTTCCTTAGTACAGTTAGTTCTAAAATCGATGTTCGAAGTGGAACTCTCACGATGGAGTTTGATGGGGAGATCGTAAAGTTTAATGTCTACAACGCCATTAGCCATCCAAGCGAAATCTTGAGCGTAAATCGTATCGACATAATTGACTCTTTTGAGTCAACTTATGGAGATAATTATGaacttgataaatttgaatttgttaatgagtTATTATCTCCAAATGCTAAACTGTTACCTTCTGTTATACAGGCACCAGAGTTGGAGTTAAAACTCGTAGGAAAGGCAAGGAAATTAGACATCCAAGAGTTAGAAGAAATTCGCAATGATGCCTACGAGAATGTTCACATTTATAAAGACAAGACAAAGTTGTTTCACGATAAGAGAATAGCTCAGAAGCATTTTTTGATAGGacaaaaagttttactttataactcTATGTTAAAGTTATTCCCAGGTAAGCTTCGATCACGATGGCAAGGACCTTTTATTGTTACTGAAATGTTCACACATGGAGCGATTGAAATAGAGAGTGAAGAATCTGGAAAGCGGTTCGTAATCAATGGCCAGCGGTTGAAGCCgttttatgagaatttttaa